tacagtagatggtagttataactactgtagatggtagttataactacagtagatgttagttataactacagtagatggtagttataactacagtagatggtagttataactacagtaggtggtagttataactactgtagatggtagttataactacagtagatggtagttataactacagtagttggtagttataactacagtaggtggtagttataactacagtagatagtagttataactacagtaggtggtagttataactacagtagatggtagttataactacagtagatggtagttataactacagtagatggtagttataactacagtagatggtagttataactacagtaggtggtagttataactacagtagatggtagttataactacagtaggtggtagttataactacagtagatggtagttataactactgtacatggtagttataactacagtagatggtagttataactacagtagatggtagttataactacagtagatggtagttataactacagtagatggtagttataactacagtagatggtagttataactactgtacatggtagttataactacagtaggtggtagttataactacagtaagtggtagttataactacagtagatagTAGTTATAACTACTGTACATGGTAGTTATAACGACAGtaggtggtagttataactacagtaggtggtagttataactacagtaggtggtagttataactacagtaggtggtagttataactacagtagatggtagttataactacagtagatggtagttataactacagtagatggtagttataactacagtaggtggtagttataactacagtagatgatagttataactacagtagatgatagttataactacaatagatggtagttataactacagtaggtggtagttataactacagtagatagTAGTTATATCTACAGtaggtggtagttataactacagtagatggtagttataactacagtagatggtagttataactacagtaggtGCTAGTTATAACTActgtagatggtagttataactacagtagatggtagttataactacagtaggtggtagttataactacagtagatagtagttataactacagtaaaTGGTAGTGATAgctacagtagatggtagttataactacagtaggcGGTAGTTATAGCTACAGTAGAtagtagttataactacagtagatggtagttataactacagtagatggtagttatatctacagtagatggtagttataactacagtattGTGTTAACAGGGCGATGTTGTCTGTAGAATATCATGCCTAACAATTAAAGATGTATTAAGTTGTTGCCTTTGTAtagtatttgatattttagctGACCTATTTGTAGAATTATTTAACTGTGCACATGTTTTTAGATTTACCCGTCCTCTGCCGTTTTACACAACCACTTGTACATTGCAATTGCACGCTACTTTATTGCGCCCGGACATTTAATTGTGCATTCTTCTTGATGTACTCACTTTGCAGCATTTGACAATGTCCCGTACAATAGGAAGCATGCTCTTCGGGCCCCTGTTACAGTTGACACCAACTACAGCTGCGCCAGCCTCTTCCAGCTTCCGACAAGCGTCTCCATAAAGGTAATCGTCAAACGTACGATAGGCTCCGGACGGAGCGAGCGTTATGACGGCGGGAACACCTGTTGGGTACAATAAGTTAACGcatgttattttatataaaagtaatgCAGAACATTTATCTAAACACTAGGCTTTCGTTCTGGAGACGACATTGCTTAAAATGGACAGAAaagagtgattttattttcagtttttcaCAGGTTTTAATTATAATCAGCACGCAAATGACAGATCATAATGTTATCATAATAGGGGAAATAACTTAAAAAACAACCTTTGCCGTATTTCTTGATGGCCTCCAGAGCGAGAAGAGCTTCCCCAAAGTCATTGAAAGTTTCCCCAATGATATAGTCTACGTTGTACTCCAAAGCCCACTCCACTTGTTCCTGGAAGTAAGAATATTTCGTTAGTATCCATGGCCACTTACAAATGTAAAGCACGGACGTCCCTATCGATATGAAGTATTTAATCGCCTCTGTAAATAATTCTGTACAAGATTACGACAATAAAATAAAGGGCATTGGTGCATGGTAATATTATCAAGAGATGTTGTTTCCATGCTGTGTCGTACAGCATGTACAAGTTTAAGTTTCATATTGAAATGATGTGTGTTGTCCGTGttatatttcaatcaaactGTGTAATGCACAAATACATTATAACGTTAATAACATCTTACATGATTTATCTGATCGGAAAATGGAAACCTGatgacaaaattatttcatcGAAATCGGAAACAAAATACATTATGACGAAAGATCATTACCAGCTATTTCACGTAAGCTTTCTCTTTTTACAACCTGATGTAACAGAATAAAACCTTGTTTCGGTCTGTTTGAATACctgatttaaagaaataatgaagttgtTGGAAATATCTTTTTCCGGAAGTGACGTACTTTGAACATATCCATGACCTCTCGGTGTGTCTCGGGGTCGTCCTTGTTATACACTGTTGTGTTACAGATGTCTCCCGCCATCAGAGCGCCCGTCTTGTCCGCCACCTCCCGAGCTATCTGAAGGGCCGTCCTCTGTAGTTTCTCAAGGTCATCCTCTCGGCCTATCGCACGTAGTTTCTCTCGGTGACCGTAGTACTGTGTGAAAAAGTGTACATATCTACAAATCCACTTTATGTTtactatattatatttcatgatgattgattgattgattgattgattgattgattgattgattgattggtgtgacctgtttctaacGCAATAGAAAAGCTATATTGGGATGAAAACTTGCTTTATGTCAACGTGTCTTCCTTTCAAAATATCGGGGcgtaaggatatgacctaaagTGAAATGCCGCTAATTACTATGCAAAACCGACAATTCCGGAAATGTGTAACatactgttacatatatactgtaaatcataACAAACGATTAGCaagtttattattttcaaagcaaaaaactgatagaaatctatatataataatagttcCGGCCAAAAGTCACCGggtaaaccaatcaaaacgcatgtatgtagagtttattccacgtgtggagttgaataacacccaaATACTGTGGTAGAAATTACCTCACATAATGATTgtatttgattaattaatatTGCTTGATTGATAGCAATCCATTTCTAAGTATCTATGTGCACAAGGCAAATGATCATTACTATTGGTAGGGTATACCGTGTATGCCACTACAGTGTCACTGCCCGCATGGACGAACTCTTCCGAGAGAAGGCGTAGTTGTTCGGGATGCTCTAGGACTACTTCCGGTACAAATGCCCCGGCCTTCAGAAAACCTCGTCGTTCAAACTCGTACAAGTAGCCTTCCGCCACCACTAACGTCCCACCGTCAGCCAGCCGTTCTGTCAATCCTTTCGACAAAATAGTTACGGTATAAGGGGAAGAACTCCAGCAAAATATAAGGAAAATCATGACAAAGACACCACACAGTCGTTACTAACCATATCAGACACTACACAGTCGTTACTAACCatatcaggcgctacacagtCGTTACTAACCATATCAGACGCTACACAGTCGTTACTAACCATATCAGACGCTACACAGTCGTTACTAACCATATCAGACGCTACACAGTCGTTACTAACCATATCAGACGCTACACAGTCGTTACTAACCATATCAGACACTTTACAGTCGTTACTAACCATATCAGACGCTTTACAGTCGTTACTAACCATATCAGACGCTACACAGTCGTTACTAACCATATCAGACGCTTTACAGTCGTTACTAACCATACCAGACACTACACAGTCGTTACTAACCATATCAGACGCTACACAGTCGTTACTAACCATATCAGACACTACACAGTCGTTACTAACCATATCAGACACTTTACAGTCGTTACTAACCATATCAGACACTACACAGTTGTTACTAACCATATCAGACACTACACAGTTGTTACTAACCATATCAGACACTACACAGTCGTTACTAACCATATCAGACACTACACAGTCGTTACTAACCATATCAGACACTACACAGTCGTTACTAACCATATCAGACGCTACACAGCCGTTACTAACCATATCAGACACTACACAGTCGTTACTAACCATATCAGACGCTACACAGCCGTTACTAACCATATCAGACGCTACACAGCCGTTACTAACCATATCAGACACTACACAGCCGTTACTAACCATATCAGACACTTTACAGTCGTTACTAACCATACCAGACACTACACAGTCGTTACTAACCATATCAGACACTTTACAGTCGTTACTAACCATACCAGACACTACACAGTCGTTACTAACCATATGCAACAAGGCAAACGTGATTGACATGGCAAAGAGTCGGCATCTGATGGAGGCAAACTAAGGGGAAATCGGCAGCTCAGATCGACGAGCTTCTATACCTTCCCGCATGTGGTCAGCTGGTTATGAGAGCTAAACCCCGACGAGCTTACATTTTCCCCGGAGAATAGTTTTTTTGTTATTCCTTATttagttttattacataatgcgtttgatttttcTTAACTGTAcacataagctatattttgaactattacACGGGTAAATTGACTATTGCAAGGTCACGTGCGcactattgaacacctgtgacgtttcggaaaTTCCTCCTACCCTTTGTTTTATTCGTTagaatttgtttatttgtaatcTTCTCTTTTTCGATTTTTGTTAAAGGTGAAAATGTTAGAAGTAATAGTAATGATATGTACACACGTTTAAATGGTTTAATTTAGACATAGGACCATACATGTTATACTTGCTTACGTTAAAACGGCTTCATTCGTTtcttatatatgtttttaacaaGGCACATTGTGTGTGACACGAGgctattacattgtattataaaacaataattgtcACGATCTTTTAGACCTGTCTATTGTTTCCCTAAATCGCCTGTATTTTGTTAATTGTTGGTGcattttgtatgtaatatacTAAATGTCACATTGAACAGACTGTTTTTGTTTACGTCTCACTACGAGTGTGTGCTATGTTACCTTTGCACCGACACATCAATGATAGTATCAATGATAACACAAAAGTTACTATACAGGCCCTTCTCGTCTGACTAAAAGGCAGCAGAAATGTCGATGTTTCGTAGTAGACGTGGGGGTTTAAACTTTTTTATTACGATATTAACTAAAATAATTCCATTTTATTGATTGAAGTAATTGTTCCGTTTTACGGCAATGAAGCTGCGATTATGAGAGCTGGCACACGTGGACGCCACGTGACAGTTGTTAACATAAACCTCACACTCTTTGCATAGGATTAAAACGAGGTTCTGAAAATCACGTGATTACTTCTATAGTTTCCATAGAGAGTGATATAATTTTGTGAGTTTTCTAATTTCAAGTATTCCAACACTTTTCCGAAAGCTACATGTATTAGTGAGAAAAAGGAACGAAATCTAAGTTAAACATCCCTTTAACGATTTTAGCTATTTAAGTATTAGTAACgaataccatatatacatgtatatatatatatatatatatatatataatataccctCAATTGGAGGATATAATGTAGGTTAGTTTGCGTATTGTACGGAACTTTTACTCCAACCTGCTAATTAATTGAACAGCTAGACATTTCCATTAACTGTCGTATATGGTAGTGAGCTTTGAATGCGAGCCATGTTTGGGTGTCATCTCAAAATTGTCCTGGTGTCGTACGGATTACAataaccatacatgtatactatataaatgAGCCATGGATTCCCCGCAGAGAAAAAACTACATCTTGAAATGCAGACGGTCTTAAAGATAAGCCATTACGTTTATATGACAAGTTGGTACGATAAAAATTACCAGGTTATCATCACATGTCAGTCGTGTGCATTAAGGTAACATACTATTTGAAGTATTGTAAACAAGAATAATTATTCTTTTGCATTACTGATGATCTGTTAAAGGATGGTGGTCCTCAACTTGAATCGTCGAATATATTGTCAATAGAAATTAGTCTCCAAAGAATGAAAAACATATATCATATTCCCTCCAGAAAGCATGACACAAGAGATGAAACATCATCGCTAAATTTACTGAACTAATGGcataattacaaaaatatatgtaaatactgCAATTGTGCTACATGTCCATCAAAAGTTTCCAGTGCACTTCgtcttaaagccacatactcccgaagaaacttatatcaatgtttacattttgagctttttacagttttcggacttgattaaacagattatcgtgaagcagaaactgaaagaaaatgtgtatttatgaaagtatacagggaattcccaaaaataacaactgtggctgccggaccaagtttctctgaaaattagtcccataatgcaacggcgggttttactttccatacaaaatggcggaacgccgaaagCGTGGACATgggaaaacgcagacagattctgccaaaaaaacCCGCAAAAGTGAGTGGAATCGCCAAAACCCGAGTATGTCCtcaggaaaggaaatgattcgttggaactcaggcgagaaaagaaaagggaatagactcgaattccgattttgccggacgtctattggattgctagttagcttttgaacattgtcaacttcaccgatctaaaattttatcgattttttgttgtatgcacattgctacattttaaaatcaagtatttatgtaaactatgtttgcttattttgttcagttattacgcgaatattctgttaacatgtttaaatgaaagcattattaggcaaagttcacgtatgctcgatatgtaaacaacggccacGTGTGtagttacataatgtatgtgtagcgcacgttgttatagcctcgttctcggctccgtgacaaatctcgctataaatataattattatttttatacaatgatgtctcaaggactctcCCGGTCAAGAGTCCAGGCcaatggtcattttaatgttaggagagcgtgaatgagcatcttggattgccattaatacatgtgtgcaactagaatttaaggttgtttgggagtatgtggcgacataataaaaataacatgcATGTGCCAGACGTTCAGTCAGATTCAGTCGATAACGACACAATCAATAgggtttttgtttaatttaatttttaaattttgaatattgtCAACAGAAATCTTAAGAATAATCCATGAAATCCTTACTTAAAGGGATACAAACCGCGGCTTTAAGGGAATTATTATAATTCTATGATGACCCCTGTAAGAAGCTTTCATTCACATTTTGCTCACACTGTCGATGGAACTACCTAATAGACATTAGACAAGCACCCATAACAATACCATACTCATGGCTATTTATATACTTGACATAGCCTCTGGTCGTGTTTCCATGTACCTGTGAATCACAAAGAAAATTTTGAGATGACCCACAAATATAGTCACAGCCCACTCTGAAATCCGTCAGTTGATGGAAATGTCTTAGTTCGCTCATTAGTCAAAGGTCAATTATGACGTCTACATCATTAATGGGTGTGctaaatataaataactgtACATGTGCACGGGTACATTGAAAATCAGTTTATGGTCACCTATTTATAAAAAAGCGGTCATTCTTGCGCCGCGTATACCAGCTACTGACCTCTAAGAACACCAGTGCGCCCTAGTCAGTGGGCTAAGAAACAATGTCAACACGGCGGCCGAGACTTTCATATAATACGGGTATTCGTATGTTCATACGAACACATGGACATATTAAGCAATTTTTACAACGCAAATGATAAGATTTACGGCGATGTTTGGAGTTGTCAGCTTACCTTTGGTGGGCATCGCTCGGTCAGTTACGTAGTCAGTGTCTGTATAACCAAGGACTAGGTACAACTAATCCTACCTGTCCGAACTATCTACAAATAGTCTAGCCTGTCGGAGTTATGTCCCCTGATGTACTTCGCTTCGCCACGTTCTCTCAAGGACGCCGGGATCTTTTGCTATCGTGAAGActatggagggttaaaagggacataattatatgtttaacttttcttgtttgtttaaccatttaacttattgttttgattgttgttcctttatcttttattttttcatttctttatttttacatcgtgataagtgttgatattaaatttcttttattcagcggtagatagtttgtgtttctttgtttcATATTCCTATTGCTGAAGACTGAtgctataaactaagtaaaattgtgtttaacaattttagatattagtcggctatttctattttgtgaccaaaaactttgatttaatatgtcattttttcagtttctgcttgatagttttatggttttcaaatttagtggtttaatatcgcattttcttcttttcctatttggttatttaagtatattttgtttcacaacaacaatgtaagtgTTTCAGAATTATGTCCTAAAAAACCCTTGATGCATTTTTTCCAACTATTCTAACACCAGGGGGCAgtaaaatctaaacataaatatataatcacggGGCGCTCCCCAACAACCACCGACTGGTAACTTCATATTATGATTATATCAAAACGGTTAAATCCTAGGTATTGTGcttattagatatgtaattattagtattgagacaccgtttgtgtacccataaaatgtttctttttgacGATTTTTCCGTGTCGTTTTACGACATCGCTCAACTTTTGTGACGGAAGTGGGTCAATCAGCTAGACCAACGTTcatcttttcgataacaaatctaatctCTTATGGAGTCGTAGGTTTCCAGTAGGTTTCCTAGgtctagtgtaaatgttacgtgttcattcacgttttagagacaggcgacgtttaaatatgtaatattttaaaaatgtctttattatttgtttgtttaatgaaattgctgtgtcgttagtttatgctttgatctcttgatcagctgatatttgtttatgttgtggaGCAACGAcatttcgagaatcatatctcgtACACATTAGCTAagtacgatgacacgaactttcaaggaactacgtatactgtacatgtacttcagtacacactagcagtatattaaataattctttttcagtaatagaagtttttttctcaaattcttaatgaaatatagatatgttctaattaatgctttaaattttgacagtgtcaaattatatcatctgttgcattgattaataaatgaaataagttttcaaatatatttaaacccttcacttttatgcaccaaagaaagcaatatgcaagaaagctgttctgacaaattttaagctaaaatattgtcaattattatgttgcattaggAAAAATTCTGTTGCTTTAATTGGgtgtatagaaagatgtcatgcatttttttttatcttttaaaataaaatcaatttcaatttattacaaaaaattatcagatagaaaattatttgacaaaatcaaagagttaccaggttttagctatcacaattttacaaaatagtttactttgaaatttcatgaattagtaaattttcaaatatctataagttgctttattatcaattccatatcaacatatttcaaccctttgcttacatgtgccaaagaaaaccatgtgcgagaaacctgttctgagaacattttactaaaattatgttgattgttatatcacataagttaattaactaatttagggtgtggaaccatgttgtagttttgtcttttgaatttgtaatcagtttcaacttatcacaaaaggtataatagaaaactacttgtcaaaattaaagaattgctaatattttgttatcactattttacaaaatagtttttctccaaaatttcatctgcacataGGTAGCAagtggtaaattttgaaatatctttgctttaaatatcattctgacatatttcaacctttcgcttacatataccaaagaaaacaatgtgcaagacaccaattctgacaaatttatacttaagtttttggaactattatgtatttactgtgttgcactatgttaaattcaatgttggggaacaaagtgttttttttttatcttttgaatttaaactttacttatataaaggtattatagaaaaattatttgacaaattcaaacaatgaccaggatttaatgataaccattctacaagatagtcttcttcataatgtcatctccacacaggtgaaatacagtaacactacagtaggactagtgtacatgtaaatggtttatatgtttctttttttttaggccaacaccaccatatgcaaacatttacattaggaaggatgttacaaattgttggccaaagactgcagttaatttccctctatattctactgaagaaacaaattcaggattttgaaactttacataaaatctggttttaatttcatattgtagaactattttctcaatatcaaactattttgatattgggataacaccattttcttttattttcacatcttttacaattgcaactgtaacaaataaaaataaaaagttttaaacaggtactgaaattgcaggccttagaccgcaagtaattatcctctatgttctacttaaaaaaaatttcattaaaatgtttttgagactgcataaaatatggttttcatttcattttgtagaagtactctctcaatttcaagccatttagatattaagaaacaaattttccacaattttcacttctttggtactattgccactgtaagatagttaattatttattattgaggggccgcggtggccgagtggttaaggtgtcatgacacttaatatcactagctatccacctctgggttgctagttcgaaacctacgttggaaGTTAACTGGccatggtactgaccgtaggccggtagtgtttctcctggtactccggctttcctccacctctaaacctgaacttagcagttaataggacgttaaaccaaatacaccaagtatattagtattatatatatagaagaaatatagtttgaacagttatcctgcagaagaaaatggaagctgacaatcagtccggtatgtgctgtcatggttatgtctttggacaagaccactttaccctttttgttctggatggcatgcaatgggcctcttgtatgttgttcagtcaggtagtcaccaactactacaaggagaccaagcctcagacttaaagatgctacttattttttagaatcttggcaaactggtctacactgctaccttacaagaagtttaaatcatttatttgaaaagaaaatattatttattttgcttggtaagctccatttcctggatggcttgtggacagacaggtctcctgcatgttgttcagaggtagtcactaactacaacaaggagaccctgcctcaaactgactcagctggctattgaaagggtgataaacaaagctaacaaataacaaagcaaatatatataagagtaagagataatttaccacttaattttcagaaactccagggcaaactggtgtacactgctacctgataaaaggttgaaaaagttatttaaaaataaaaatatgatttattatgcattattaagcttcctttacatgaattattggtcaaattcacataaataatttaaaacttgctaatcacttaattttcatctgtgatagaaaaagggagataactcgctcacctgttcttgatattaaattacatgggtaataagatatttccctaaaattatattcatgatcgatcaattatcgatatgatgatgattgataatgaacatattagtgattcccaacactactgaagaagttttcgaataaaaaaaaatagacaatCTCCCAATTTACTTGACacggaccactgacaaagacgcttgatactgactttgaactatggggaaagtcccgaaatgaaatttacaatttaatatattgtatcaatattcgGCAAAATCATCGGTTGATGGAAGTCTAACCgttatatcagagacatatatatgtctctggttataTCGAAGTCTTGGAACTGGCAGTACGGGCGCTGTatgatcaatctaattaaaatctagatggccaTTATCACTACACGTTtctcatgtaacgtagtgagaatgaccgtctagattttaattagattgctgtaTGATATGCGGAACTACGAAAACCAGTCTAGTACTTCGAGCCTTTGGCCTACTGCCTGTGCCATTCAACCGGAGCAGACACGAAAAAACGGGCTCGGTGtcgtaaacactttttttaaactaggattttatcatctgaggatataatattgatattatttcgaATATTAAGGATAAAAAGCAGTGAGTGTATAATTTAGGGCCAAAGCTTAATCcaaacaatgatgaagtgtttCAGTCGGACATTGGTAGGAATTTGAGAGTCACTGTTGCCATGGCTGCTGTAGGGAGTAATCCTTACTTCCGAAGCGATTGATTTGAGCACCCTCTGGCGATagaatgaagatgaaaaattgcataagggttttttgggacataattctaactttctatttcttactttttcccctttctttctctcttcatttctagttttcatctttcatgtaacatgttttagcaaaaatagttattttacaagttgtaaaattggagaactttaaagtttaaatataaaatcttaacaacagtaaaaaaaacaaaaacaaaaaaccaaaatgcacaattgaagataaaatgttaaaataaagagttttgaattcaaaaaagtaataacgtaaaatgaagcattaaattgtgagaaataaatcagtaatgacaaataatgagaagttgcaattagaaaagtaaaaaaaagtaagaaaaaagattgaaaatagtatgtttgacttatgtcccttttaaccctccatagAAGACCGCGTTGTCGCACTGTCTGATATTTATCATGACGACCTTGGTGAGGTGATATCGCCCTTGCTTCGTGATCACACATATACATTAGTGTGAAGTACGTCTATGGATTAATATTCTCATTGTTCTTGTTTTGTCTTACAAGTTACATGTGTGATACGGCCTGATGGGATGTGTATTATGAAATGCTTGCTCTTCTGGAATAAAGTTTGATGTCATTAGTACCGCGGTACACACACGTGTACTgtgtatgtatttattatacGTAATTCTAAAATTCCTGCAAGTTGATACCAGCCCGAGTGATAACACAAGCCCGATAGCTGTCTTAATCTCGGGTGAAGATTCGAGGTGAGTGGTTCGTCACTCCCTTCCCCTGCCGGTCTGTGTTTGGTTCTCGATAAGCTGAGAAACATGCCgatctgtgctgtcgtggttttGTCCCTAGACAAGACACTTTATCTTAATTGCTCTGTATGGAATGCGACGGTACTCCCctgtgttgttcagtgaagtagtcaccaactactacaagggaTCCTTACACTGGTTGTGCTCATGGGGCGAAAAACCCAGAAAAAAACAGTGTCGAGATCTCGCCAGGTCACATGAATGCGGTtaattaaggattgattgtcaattttgttgcttgcatggactgatgaagggaagtgaacctcgtgcaaatggtaaATGAACTGCGttgcaaatgaagtgaactgcgaagcagttcatgtaccatttgcacgaggttcacttcccttcatcagtccatgcaagcaacaa
Above is a window of Pecten maximus chromosome 7, xPecMax1.1, whole genome shotgun sequence DNA encoding:
- the LOC117331595 gene encoding betaine--homocysteine S-methyltransferase 1-like, whose translation is MPTKGLTERLADGGTLVVAEGYLYEFERRGFLKAGAFVPEVVLEHPEQLRLLSEEFVHAGSDTVVAYTYYGHREKLRAIGREDDLEKLQRTALQIAREVADKTGALMAGDICNTTVYNKDDPETHREVMDMFKEQVEWALEYNVDYIIGETFNDFGEALLALEAIKKYGKGVPAVITLAPSGAYRTFDDYLYGDACRKLEEAGAAVVGVNCNRGPKSMLPIVRDIVKCCKGPVACLPIPYRTTDEQPTMHSLKDTDTGKMAFPEDLPAWLCSRTQITSFAREAKEVGVRYIGLCCGNASYYTRILAEVYGRTPPASKYSPDMSQHFVYGDEKFAKKYFSDGLKAKYATNE